Proteins from one Bifidobacterium sp. ESL0732 genomic window:
- a CDS encoding AraC family transcriptional regulator, with the protein MNRTPVSNNRPYARPPLYADGSEIVHYRYPTDFLYIDDTRLSDFPQNRALCHWHVDLEFTRMLEGHMDYFIDGEVVRVHEGETIFVNSKRLHYGFSLDGSDSKFYCILLNPIEVNAPDEITKRFILPILASQFMPYLVLRSENGAKDPITNLLDALHDERDKPTLPLTGLGAFFSIVKILYERMKTLDKKTTTPAIPENGQIGALRKMTSYIRCHYAENLTLSAIAASGSVGRSACDSIFQKFLAQSPIQYATGVRIGDAANLLRDTELSVTQIAHRVGFSSPSYFAAKFRELMDNTPKEYRAKNQKTT; encoded by the coding sequence ATGAACAGAACTCCCGTATCAAATAACCGGCCGTATGCAAGACCACCGCTTTACGCCGACGGTTCGGAAATCGTTCATTACCGATACCCGACCGATTTCCTCTATATTGACGACACGAGACTCAGCGACTTCCCTCAAAACCGAGCGCTGTGCCACTGGCATGTCGACCTTGAATTCACCAGAATGCTCGAAGGACACATGGACTACTTCATCGACGGCGAAGTCGTGCGAGTCCATGAAGGCGAAACCATATTCGTCAATTCCAAAAGACTGCATTACGGATTTTCACTTGACGGTTCGGATTCCAAATTCTATTGCATCTTGCTTAATCCCATCGAGGTCAACGCGCCGGACGAAATCACCAAACGCTTCATATTGCCGATTCTCGCTTCTCAATTCATGCCTTATCTGGTGCTACGCAGCGAGAACGGAGCAAAAGACCCAATCACCAATCTGCTCGATGCGCTTCACGACGAAAGAGACAAACCAACCTTGCCGCTGACCGGCTTGGGAGCATTTTTCAGCATCGTAAAAATATTGTATGAACGGATGAAAACGCTGGACAAAAAGACCACAACTCCGGCAATACCCGAAAATGGTCAAATCGGGGCCCTGCGAAAGATGACCAGCTATATCCGTTGCCATTATGCCGAAAACCTCACTTTGTCTGCGATTGCAGCCTCAGGCTCGGTAGGCAGAAGCGCCTGTGACAGCATCTTCCAGAAATTCCTCGCCCAATCACCCATCCAATACGCCACCGGCGTGAGAATCGGAGACGCTGCAAACCTCTTGCGCGACACAGAGCTTTCCGTCACCCAAATCGCACATCGCGTGGGTTTCTCGTCACCGAGCTACTTTGCTGCCAAATTCAGGGAACTGATGGACAACACCCCAAAGGAATATCGGGCGAAAAATCAGAAAACCACGTAA
- a CDS encoding aminopeptidase P family protein: MADVITANDKEYEAAEMAQAPGADQPMEDRTNNRTLRPTTSKKFAEFMKTGWDNQEPDIEPLESSKFIPARLEALGKRFPGERIVIPAGTPKVRNNDDDYAFRPNTEFSYYTGLGQDYEAGAVLVLNPVDPESPEAKAGKTHTPELFVAPRADNSTEAYYVDAHYGEYWVGPRAGLKELNAMTGIATHDIAQLPDALGKDVGAEAGAVRMRVVRLADPEMTAEVENVREANGFPDPAANEKADDELQEFASTARMIKDSYEVGEIRKAVAATKDGFDRILTRLPEAVGKPRSERMLEGEFNAVSREEGNTVGYDTIIASGEHAPILHWMRNTGVVGHGEMLLIDAGIEVDSLYTADITRTFPVDGKFTPLQKKIYQAVLDSQQAGFEAAKPGATYSDIHHACMRVIAQKLHDWGILKVDVEESLSPEGQQHRRWLACGVAHHLGLDVHDCAQARYESYQGAKITPGMVFTIEPGLYFAKNDLLIPAEMRGIGVRIEDDVLMTENGPEWISKDIPKQIDDVEEWMAQRAAARK; the protein is encoded by the coding sequence ATGGCAGACGTCATCACAGCAAACGACAAGGAATACGAGGCAGCGGAAATGGCACAGGCACCGGGAGCGGACCAACCGATGGAAGACAGGACCAATAATCGCACGTTGCGGCCCACCACGTCCAAGAAATTCGCGGAATTCATGAAGACCGGCTGGGACAACCAGGAACCGGATATCGAGCCGCTGGAATCCAGCAAGTTCATTCCCGCGCGCCTTGAGGCGCTGGGCAAACGCTTCCCCGGCGAGCGCATCGTCATTCCCGCGGGCACACCCAAGGTGCGCAACAACGATGACGACTACGCGTTCCGTCCCAACACCGAGTTTTCGTATTACACTGGGCTTGGGCAGGATTACGAGGCCGGAGCGGTGCTCGTGCTGAACCCGGTCGATCCGGAAAGCCCCGAGGCCAAGGCCGGCAAGACGCATACGCCAGAATTGTTCGTCGCCCCTCGCGCCGACAACAGCACCGAAGCCTATTATGTCGATGCCCATTATGGCGAATACTGGGTCGGCCCACGTGCTGGTTTGAAGGAACTCAATGCGATGACCGGCATCGCCACCCACGATATCGCGCAATTGCCGGATGCCTTGGGCAAGGATGTCGGCGCTGAAGCCGGGGCCGTACGCATGCGCGTGGTTCGCTTGGCCGACCCGGAAATGACCGCCGAAGTCGAGAACGTGCGCGAAGCCAATGGCTTCCCCGACCCAGCCGCCAACGAGAAGGCCGATGACGAGCTGCAGGAGTTCGCCTCGACGGCCCGCATGATTAAGGACTCCTACGAGGTCGGCGAGATCCGCAAGGCTGTGGCCGCCACCAAGGACGGTTTCGACCGCATCCTGACCCGCCTGCCCGAAGCCGTCGGTAAGCCGCGCAGCGAGCGCATGCTGGAGGGTGAGTTCAATGCGGTTTCTCGCGAGGAGGGCAATACCGTCGGCTATGACACCATCATTGCCTCCGGCGAGCACGCGCCCATTCTGCACTGGATGCGCAACACCGGCGTCGTCGGGCACGGCGAGATGCTCCTGATCGACGCTGGCATCGAGGTCGACAGCCTCTACACCGCCGACATCACCCGCACCTTCCCGGTGGACGGCAAGTTCACCCCGCTGCAGAAGAAGATCTACCAGGCCGTGCTCGATAGCCAGCAGGCCGGTTTCGAGGCCGCCAAGCCGGGCGCTACCTATTCCGACATCCACCACGCCTGTATGCGTGTCATCGCGCAGAAGCTGCACGACTGGGGCATCCTGAAGGTAGACGTGGAGGAATCGCTCTCCCCTGAAGGCCAGCAGCACCGCCGTTGGCTCGCCTGCGGCGTCGCCCACCACCTCGGCCTGGACGTGCACGACTGCGCACAAGCACGTTATGAGTCCTATCAGGGCGCGAAAATCACGCCGGGCATGGTCTTCACCATCGAGCCTGGCCTCTACTTCGCCAAGAACGATCTGCTGATTCCGGCCGAGATGCGCGGCATCGGCGTGCGCATCGAAGACGACGTGCTGATGACCGAAAACGGCCCCGAATGGATCTCGAAGGATATCCCCAAGCAGATCGACGACGTAGAAGAGTGGATGGCGCAGCGCGCAGCAGCCAGAAAATGA
- a CDS encoding MATE family efflux transporter — MTKEAEESSSLGVKEGETGQIIEDSSRSSFLRLIAPLALPMAAQQFMVALSSCADSLMMTGIGQNELAGVSLATQFQFVFSLFLTALTVAMSTLIAQYWGIKDREAVSKVAAFVMRYVLLISLVFFLLLIAMPDALMRFMTNDPSLIPAGAEYLRISAPSYFFLAASQVLLCLMRNTGLVAQGTWVSFAGLLVHLILNVVLIYGWFGVPRMGVLGAAVSNLASQVLICLGLMLILCVHGWAHCFGLKNIVRSEPRLQRDFWHYCLPLLGNQIVWGGGFSMYTVIMGHLDGDAVAANAIANMVKDLLVCGCLGLGNAGNVIVGNMLGRNEFAKAKRTGRELVKFAILSGAITGLVILALRPLLLRFVGLSPRATKYLSVMLVVCSYYVIGKSINVTTINGIFPAGGDTKFGLLCDSVTMWVIVIPLGSLAAFVFKLPVLVVYVLLNIDEIIKLPAVFIHYRRYRWLKNVTTKSDNN, encoded by the coding sequence ATGACGAAAGAAGCCGAAGAATCCTCCTCCCTTGGTGTTAAAGAGGGAGAAACCGGTCAAATTATTGAGGATTCTTCGCGTTCGTCGTTCCTCCGACTGATTGCGCCGCTTGCACTTCCTATGGCGGCGCAACAGTTTATGGTCGCGCTTTCCTCCTGCGCAGATTCGCTGATGATGACCGGCATTGGCCAGAATGAACTGGCGGGCGTTTCCCTCGCCACGCAATTCCAGTTCGTCTTTTCTCTCTTTCTAACGGCTCTTACGGTGGCCATGAGCACGTTGATTGCGCAGTATTGGGGCATCAAAGACAGGGAAGCGGTTTCCAAAGTCGCAGCGTTCGTCATGCGTTACGTTCTTCTTATTTCGTTGGTATTTTTCTTGCTGTTGATTGCGATGCCGGACGCGTTGATGCGGTTCATGACCAATGACCCATCCTTGATTCCTGCGGGTGCCGAATATCTGCGGATTTCCGCGCCGTCGTATTTCTTCCTTGCTGCCTCCCAGGTGTTGTTGTGCCTGATGAGGAACACCGGACTGGTGGCCCAAGGTACTTGGGTCAGCTTCGCTGGGCTTCTGGTGCATCTTATACTGAACGTGGTGCTGATTTACGGCTGGTTCGGGGTGCCTCGCATGGGTGTCCTGGGTGCGGCCGTCTCGAATCTGGCATCTCAAGTGCTGATTTGTTTGGGATTGATGTTGATCCTTTGTGTTCATGGCTGGGCCCATTGTTTCGGGCTCAAAAACATCGTACGTAGCGAACCGCGGCTGCAGCGCGATTTCTGGCACTACTGCCTGCCTCTATTGGGCAATCAAATCGTCTGGGGCGGCGGTTTCAGCATGTACACCGTCATCATGGGTCATCTCGACGGTGACGCGGTCGCGGCCAACGCCATAGCCAACATGGTCAAGGATCTGTTGGTATGCGGTTGTCTTGGGTTGGGCAATGCCGGGAACGTGATCGTCGGCAACATGCTCGGCCGCAATGAGTTTGCAAAGGCCAAACGTACTGGCCGCGAGCTTGTGAAATTCGCCATACTGTCTGGTGCCATTACCGGTCTGGTGATTCTTGCATTACGTCCATTGTTGCTTCGTTTTGTGGGATTGTCTCCTCGGGCTACAAAGTATCTTTCCGTCATGCTGGTCGTTTGCTCGTATTATGTGATCGGCAAATCCATCAATGTCACCACAATCAACGGCATTTTCCCGGCAGGCGGGGATACCAAGTTTGGTCTTCTGTGCGATTCGGTGACGATGTGGGTGATTGTCATCCCGCTCGGGTCATTGGCCGCGTTCGTCTTCAAATTGCCGGTTCTGGTGGTATACGTGTTGCTCAATATCGACGAAATCATCAAGCTTCCTGCCGTATTCATCCACTATCGCCGCTATCGCTGGCTGAAAAACGTGACCACCAAAAGCGATAATAACTAA
- a CDS encoding sugar O-acetyltransferase — MMRTMHERMEQGLLFTDECEGLPEERLAAKRLMREFNASEPADTERRVKLMAKIFHIDEAQAATFWIEPPFSFAYGSHISIGEGAYINVGCTFIDDGKLKIGKGLMCGPNVTIATVSHPINPDMREYMYTSPVTIGDDCWIGASVTICPGVSIGSGTTIGAGSVVTKDIPDRVVAVGNPCRVLRKVGERDMTTYNHGRPIDPADLEEEHQLRNS, encoded by the coding sequence ATGATGAGAACCATGCATGAGCGTATGGAGCAAGGTTTGCTGTTCACCGACGAGTGCGAGGGACTGCCCGAAGAGCGGCTTGCGGCAAAGCGGCTAATGCGCGAATTCAACGCCAGCGAGCCGGCGGACACCGAACGGCGCGTGAAGTTGATGGCGAAGATTTTTCACATCGATGAGGCTCAAGCCGCGACATTCTGGATTGAACCACCGTTCAGCTTTGCCTACGGCAGCCACATTTCGATTGGTGAAGGCGCCTATATCAATGTCGGATGTACCTTCATCGATGACGGCAAGCTCAAAATCGGCAAGGGCCTAATGTGCGGGCCGAACGTCACCATCGCCACTGTGAGCCACCCCATCAATCCCGACATGCGCGAATACATGTACACTTCACCGGTGACGATCGGCGATGATTGCTGGATCGGAGCTAGCGTGACGATCTGCCCTGGCGTGTCCATAGGCTCCGGGACGACCATCGGTGCTGGCAGCGTGGTCACCAAAGACATTCCCGACCGTGTGGTGGCGGTAGGCAATCCCTGTCGCGTATTACGCAAGGTCGGCGAGCGGGATATGACCACCTACAACCACGGTCGTCCCATCGATCCCGCCGACCTTGAGGAAGAACATCAGCTAAGAAATAGCTGA
- the smc gene encoding chromosome segregation protein SMC: MYLKELTLRGFKSFASATTLRFEPGITAVVGPNGSGKSNIVDALTWVMGEQGVKNLRGTSMEDVIFAGTSSRPPLGRAQVSLTIDNTDGTLDIDYTEVTISRTIYRNGGSEYAINGSPCRLLDIQELLSDTGLGQQMHVIVGQGRLDEILKADPAGHRAFIEEAAGILKHRKRKERAIRKLKNTEANLARTDDLLHEIRRQLGPLGRQAKISRRAASIQISLRDAQSRIFAEDAQKSMESRAKLRNDLGDVRRELETAQRDLAKVKVHIEQVEALSSESSPAMEKINETWHELSSIEERFRSLASLADERARSLAGQMITNFGEDPDILESRAKELDEQAEAQKKSVSDMRIAYDKATESRAGNEKQLAAARQTLTELRKAAQEHTSKVANLRELKTREESAIELAQSRAKDFNGQRESIAKQRNDATAQRDAFETETQNAGEEDSAADLEAAKTAMQQRQEELDALQEQLRATTAKVTALKAKADALNETLESRNASGELEQDNTVAALGRLADFIHVEDGWEEAIAHALDQFASAIVVPGKSNMVEALRRASEGKLGQAVVLHPLEEGAVDNAEAGNGNGKDSRYPVRCASTLVSVNDSAKDADFAENVVRAVRLLLDDVAAVPDMDTALEAVEDKQRRFSQAVTKAGEVVNAVGAIGGSSRSQSDLSLAARRDKAMAEAKKLQGKADAIHPKIEAATQARDKARLEVDRQSQQRIQAKVKADQARKNLKNVEERVKQLTKQLSGLDEKIKQTDDDRQTHQLKLEDLAQALETAEHSDTDNEDFDDLDKRVHELETSLDKAREQEVSAKIVWNDANRKADSLVRQAGLLHDQASEAVARRTKIKALNEKREHQQAHDRQIAADARGMAALVSAELKTVVAKRDELSKAASSHDAELKQLRARRDEAEPKVAALQQREHELDVNRERLAAQYGQIEQKVSDTLGLDLEALVDEYGPDKLVPVLDDEGHPIPLANSDDEIDNQRDSGEETSDADGYNDSNQDAPIDADHYQMVPYVRAEQQKRLQKAERDLKALGKINPLAAEEFDALETRNQYLNDQRNDVAKSRDDLLKLIQDLDRTMIEVFKNAFDDTAAAFEKVFATLFPGGKGRLRLENPDDLLTTGVIVEASPAGKRVKQLSLLSGGERSLTALALLFAIFTARPSPFYVMDEVEAALDDINLTRLINAFNDLRKHAQLIIITHQQRTMAIADALYGVTMRSDGVTAVVSQKLEHNS, from the coding sequence ATGTATCTGAAGGAACTGACGCTCAGGGGATTCAAGTCCTTTGCTTCCGCAACCACTTTGCGCTTTGAGCCGGGTATCACGGCTGTGGTCGGCCCGAACGGTTCTGGCAAGTCCAACATCGTCGACGCGCTGACATGGGTGATGGGGGAGCAGGGTGTCAAAAATTTGCGTGGCACCTCGATGGAAGACGTCATTTTCGCAGGCACATCCTCCCGCCCGCCGCTCGGGCGCGCGCAGGTGAGTCTGACCATCGACAACACCGATGGCACGCTTGATATCGATTACACGGAAGTCACCATCAGCCGCACCATCTATCGCAACGGCGGCAGCGAATACGCCATCAACGGTTCACCTTGCAGACTTCTCGATATACAAGAACTGTTGAGCGACACTGGTTTGGGCCAGCAGATGCACGTCATCGTCGGTCAGGGTCGGCTTGACGAGATTCTGAAGGCCGACCCCGCTGGTCACCGCGCGTTTATCGAAGAGGCCGCTGGCATCCTGAAGCATCGCAAACGCAAGGAACGCGCGATACGCAAGCTCAAGAACACCGAGGCGAACCTTGCACGCACCGACGATCTGCTGCACGAGATTCGCCGGCAGCTGGGACCGCTGGGACGGCAGGCCAAGATTTCGCGGCGTGCAGCCAGCATCCAGATTTCCTTGCGTGATGCGCAATCGAGGATTTTCGCCGAAGATGCCCAGAAATCCATGGAAAGTCGCGCCAAACTACGCAACGACTTGGGAGACGTGCGCCGAGAACTGGAAACCGCGCAGCGCGATTTGGCGAAAGTCAAGGTGCATATCGAGCAGGTCGAGGCGCTGAGTTCCGAGTCCAGCCCGGCCATGGAAAAAATCAACGAGACATGGCATGAGCTCTCGAGCATCGAGGAGAGGTTCCGTTCGCTGGCCTCGCTTGCCGACGAGCGTGCGCGTTCCCTCGCCGGTCAGATGATTACGAACTTCGGCGAAGATCCGGACATTCTCGAGTCCCGTGCCAAGGAATTGGACGAACAGGCCGAAGCCCAGAAAAAGAGCGTTTCCGACATGCGCATCGCCTATGACAAAGCGACTGAATCTCGTGCCGGCAATGAAAAGCAGCTCGCTGCGGCCCGTCAGACCTTGACGGAACTGCGCAAGGCTGCGCAGGAACACACTTCGAAGGTTGCCAATCTGCGCGAGCTCAAGACGCGTGAGGAATCGGCCATTGAACTGGCGCAAAGCCGTGCCAAGGACTTTAACGGGCAGCGTGAATCCATCGCCAAACAGCGTAACGATGCCACTGCCCAGCGTGATGCGTTTGAAACGGAAACGCAGAACGCCGGTGAAGAAGACAGCGCCGCGGATCTCGAAGCGGCGAAAACCGCGATGCAACAGCGTCAGGAGGAACTTGACGCCTTGCAAGAGCAGCTGCGAGCCACAACTGCCAAGGTGACGGCGCTCAAGGCGAAGGCAGACGCGTTGAATGAGACGCTGGAAAGCCGCAATGCTTCCGGCGAGCTCGAGCAGGATAACACCGTGGCCGCGCTGGGCAGACTTGCCGACTTCATTCACGTCGAGGATGGCTGGGAAGAAGCCATCGCCCATGCGCTCGACCAGTTTGCCAGCGCCATCGTGGTGCCTGGCAAATCCAATATGGTCGAGGCCTTGCGCCGGGCCAGTGAAGGTAAGCTTGGGCAGGCTGTTGTATTGCATCCGCTTGAAGAGGGAGCTGTTGACAACGCTGAAGCCGGGAATGGCAACGGAAAAGACAGCCGGTATCCGGTTCGTTGCGCCTCGACTTTGGTAAGTGTCAATGACTCTGCCAAAGACGCTGATTTCGCCGAAAACGTTGTTCGCGCCGTCCGTTTGTTGCTTGATGACGTCGCTGCCGTACCTGATATGGACACGGCGCTGGAAGCCGTGGAAGACAAGCAGAGGCGGTTCAGCCAGGCTGTCACCAAAGCCGGTGAAGTGGTCAACGCTGTGGGCGCTATCGGCGGTTCCTCGCGCTCGCAGAGCGACCTTTCACTGGCTGCGCGACGTGACAAGGCGATGGCGGAAGCTAAAAAACTTCAGGGCAAAGCGGATGCTATACATCCAAAGATTGAAGCAGCAACGCAGGCGCGTGATAAAGCTCGTCTTGAAGTCGATAGGCAATCCCAGCAACGCATTCAAGCTAAGGTCAAAGCCGATCAGGCGCGTAAGAATCTCAAGAATGTCGAGGAACGGGTCAAGCAACTGACGAAACAGCTCAGCGGGCTTGACGAAAAAATCAAGCAGACCGATGACGACCGCCAGACACATCAGCTTAAACTTGAGGATTTGGCGCAGGCGCTGGAAACCGCGGAACATTCCGATACCGACAACGAGGACTTTGATGATTTGGACAAGCGCGTCCACGAACTCGAGACTTCGCTGGATAAGGCGCGTGAGCAGGAAGTCTCGGCCAAGATCGTTTGGAACGACGCCAATCGCAAGGCCGATTCGCTCGTGCGCCAGGCTGGTCTGCTCCATGATCAGGCAAGCGAAGCCGTGGCAAGGCGCACGAAGATAAAGGCGCTCAACGAAAAGCGTGAACATCAGCAAGCCCATGACCGGCAAATTGCCGCGGACGCACGTGGTATGGCCGCGTTGGTTTCCGCTGAGCTCAAGACGGTGGTCGCCAAGCGTGACGAGCTTTCCAAGGCCGCTTCAAGCCACGATGCCGAACTGAAGCAACTGCGTGCAAGGCGCGACGAAGCTGAGCCAAAAGTGGCCGCTTTGCAACAACGTGAGCATGAACTGGATGTGAACCGTGAGCGTCTGGCCGCGCAATATGGCCAGATCGAGCAGAAAGTCTCGGACACGCTGGGCTTGGATCTCGAAGCGTTGGTTGACGAATACGGCCCCGACAAGCTGGTTCCGGTGCTCGATGACGAAGGCCATCCGATTCCGCTGGCAAACAGTGACGACGAAATTGATAACCAGCGCGATTCCGGTGAAGAGACGTCTGATGCTGATGGTTACAACGATTCAAACCAGGATGCACCGATTGATGCCGACCATTACCAGATGGTGCCGTACGTCCGTGCCGAGCAGCAGAAGCGTCTGCAGAAAGCCGAACGCGATCTAAAGGCGCTGGGCAAGATCAATCCCCTGGCGGCTGAGGAGTTTGATGCGCTCGAGACGCGTAACCAGTACTTGAACGACCAACGCAATGATGTCGCCAAGAGCCGCGATGATTTGCTGAAGCTTATCCAGGACCTCGACCGCACGATGATCGAGGTGTTCAAGAACGCTTTCGATGACACGGCTGCTGCGTTTGAAAAGGTCTTCGCAACATTGTTCCCGGGTGGTAAGGGACGTCTGCGTTTGGAAAATCCTGACGATTTGTTGACCACGGGCGTCATCGTGGAGGCGAGCCCAGCAGGCAAGCGTGTCAAGCAGCTGAGTTTGCTTTCCGGCGGCGAACGCAGTCTCACTGCTTTGGCCCTGCTCTTCGCCATCTTTACCGCGCGTCCCAGCCCGTTCTATGTGATGGATGAGGTCGAGGCTGCACTTGATGACATCAACCTGACCCGCCTGATCAACGCGTTCAATGACCTGCGCAAGCACGCCCAGCTCATCATCATCACTCACCAGCAGCGCACAATGGCCATCGCCGATGCCCTCTACGGAGTGACGATGCGCTCCGACGGCGTCACTGCGGTCGTCAGCCAGAAGCTCGAGCACAATAGCTGA
- a CDS encoding NUDIX domain-containing protein, with translation MTTPSFILELRKKIGHDLLWLNGVTGLVEDSRGRILLGQRADTGEWAMVYGINEPGEQPADTVVREIKEETGVDAEVTDLVAVISSSKIITYDNGDRTQYMDHSFLCRLKPGGNADPFVGDDESLKVGWFSRDALPQPLAISTVERLKIFDEYQRNKAAGDTHALFIADDQLR, from the coding sequence ATGACTACACCATCATTCATTTTGGAGCTGCGCAAGAAAATCGGACACGACCTGCTCTGGCTTAACGGGGTCACGGGACTCGTGGAGGATTCGCGAGGGAGGATTCTGCTCGGGCAACGTGCCGACACCGGCGAATGGGCGATGGTCTATGGCATTAACGAACCGGGCGAACAGCCTGCTGACACCGTGGTGCGCGAAATCAAGGAAGAGACCGGCGTCGACGCCGAAGTCACCGATTTGGTAGCCGTGATTTCTTCCTCCAAAATCATCACCTACGACAACGGCGACCGCACGCAATATATGGATCATTCCTTCCTCTGCCGCCTCAAGCCGGGAGGCAACGCCGATCCGTTCGTCGGCGATGACGAGAGTCTCAAGGTCGGCTGGTTCTCGCGTGATGCTCTGCCCCAGCCACTTGCGATAAGCACCGTCGAACGTCTGAAAATTTTTGATGAATACCAGCGTAACAAAGCTGCTGGTGACACCCATGCTCTTTTCATCGCTGACGACCAACTTCGTTGA
- a CDS encoding folylpolyglutamate synthase/dihydrofolate synthase family protein gives MSFEHPKTNGVTIREVEREIMSRRTTHEELGHDLEVMDLMLDLLGHPEDTFRIIHITGTNGKGSTARMAEAICRAYGMRTGLYTSPHLQKINERIAVDGQQLSDDDFIDTWMQIKDFVALVDHKMEADGKAPMSYFEILTAMAVWKFADAPVDVAIFEVGMGGRWDATNALNGDAAVIGPVDMDHMQWLGDTVEKIATEKAGIIKHESTAIIGAQPHEAEVMPILEQVAVAEHATLIRDGEEMEVVSRQPAVGGQLVTFRTPNGTYEDIPVAKFGEHQAHNALAALAAAEVVIPVNGQLTQDVVAEALGGVKIPGRIEQVRTSPTIIVDGGHNVNAAESLRAALEENYNFEQLVGVVAMMKDKQVEEYLGTLEPILSHIIVTENSWRDRVMPAEVLEKIAVGVFGRDRVTRIDNLPDAIQEAVNMVDADDELGVGYGHGVLICGSFVTAGDARTLLMEKKNPELALPKVQRVSGKATDGENANDKDNSENSKNEDEDIVSEVFGDAFGDFGVKQVPFEGEPEPGTTAEQLRHHANGDGSGNSSKSGK, from the coding sequence ATGTCATTCGAGCATCCGAAAACCAACGGGGTCACCATTCGCGAGGTCGAGCGCGAGATCATGTCCCGGCGCACCACGCACGAGGAACTGGGGCACGACCTCGAGGTCATGGACCTGATGCTTGACCTGCTCGGACATCCGGAAGACACGTTCCGTATCATCCACATCACCGGCACGAACGGCAAGGGCTCCACCGCCCGCATGGCCGAGGCCATTTGCCGCGCCTACGGCATGCGTACCGGCCTTTATACTTCGCCGCACCTGCAGAAGATTAACGAACGCATCGCCGTGGACGGCCAACAGCTTTCCGACGATGATTTCATCGATACGTGGATGCAGATTAAGGACTTCGTCGCGCTGGTCGACCACAAGATGGAGGCCGACGGCAAGGCGCCGATGAGCTATTTCGAGATCCTGACGGCAATGGCCGTCTGGAAGTTCGCCGACGCGCCTGTCGATGTCGCCATTTTCGAAGTCGGCATGGGAGGGCGTTGGGACGCCACCAATGCGCTCAACGGTGACGCCGCGGTCATCGGCCCGGTCGATATGGACCACATGCAGTGGCTGGGGGACACGGTCGAGAAAATCGCCACCGAGAAGGCCGGCATCATCAAACACGAATCCACTGCGATCATCGGCGCGCAGCCGCATGAAGCCGAAGTCATGCCCATTTTGGAGCAGGTGGCGGTGGCCGAGCATGCCACGCTTATCCGTGACGGCGAGGAGATGGAAGTCGTTTCGCGCCAGCCTGCCGTGGGTGGCCAGTTGGTTACGTTTCGCACGCCCAACGGTACGTACGAGGACATTCCCGTCGCTAAGTTCGGCGAGCATCAGGCGCACAATGCCTTGGCGGCGCTCGCAGCCGCCGAGGTTGTCATACCGGTCAATGGTCAGCTCACGCAGGACGTGGTGGCTGAAGCGCTGGGCGGAGTGAAGATTCCCGGCCGCATCGAACAGGTACGCACTTCGCCGACCATCATCGTCGACGGTGGACACAACGTCAACGCCGCCGAATCTTTGCGCGCGGCGCTCGAGGAAAACTACAACTTCGAACAGCTGGTTGGCGTGGTCGCGATGATGAAGGACAAACAGGTTGAGGAATACCTTGGCACTCTCGAGCCGATCCTGAGCCATATCATCGTCACCGAAAATTCGTGGCGAGACCGCGTGATGCCCGCTGAGGTGTTGGAGAAGATTGCTGTCGGTGTGTTCGGTCGCGACCGCGTTACCCGCATCGACAACCTACCTGACGCCATCCAAGAGGCCGTCAACATGGTGGACGCCGACGACGAGTTGGGTGTCGGCTATGGCCACGGCGTGCTCATTTGCGGCAGTTTTGTCACTGCCGGTGACGCCCGGACACTGCTGATGGAAAAGAAGAATCCCGAACTGGCGCTTCCCAAAGTCCAGCGTGTGTCCGGCAAGGCTACCGATGGCGAGAATGCCAACGATAAGGACAATTCCGAGAACTCCAAGAACGAGGATGAAGACATCGTCTCCGAGGTTTTCGGCGACGCATTCGGCGATTTCGGCGTCAAACAGGTTCCGTTCGAAGGCGAGCCCGAGCCAGGTACCACCGCCGAGCAGCTGCGCCATCATGCCAATGGTGACGGCAGCGGCAACAGCAGCAAAAGCGGCAAGTAA